A stretch of the Parabacteroides timonensis genome encodes the following:
- a CDS encoding TolC family protein, with protein MKNNIILLSVATLSLLSGCGIYTSYKPETSVPDNLFRDEAMATDTTSIGSLDWRELFTDSQLQTLIEKGLENNTDMRTAHLRVQEAEAALMTSRLAYLPALNLNPQGTISSFDGSKAAKSYQLAVAASWEIDIFGKLTNAKRSAQAALEQTKSYKQAVRTQLIATVANSYYTLLLLDKQLVISERTASLWKENVQAMRALKKAGLADEAAVSQSEANSLSVEASLLTLRQQINEMENSLSNLLGEVPHRMERGELDRQEFPQTLSVGVPLSLLSNRPDVRQAEYSLAQAFYATNGARSAFYPNITLSGVAGWTNNGTGIITNPGGWLLQAIGSLTQPLFNKGANIAQLKIAKAQQEEASLAFQQSLLNAGSEVNNALTQWQTARGRIQLADQQITALQKAVKSTRLLMQHGNTTYLEVLTAQQGLLQTELSQVADRFDEIQGVINLYHALGGGQEE; from the coding sequence ATGAAAAATAATATCATTCTATTATCCGTCGCCACCCTCTCGTTACTGAGCGGGTGCGGCATCTATACATCCTACAAACCGGAGACCTCCGTTCCCGATAACCTGTTCAGGGACGAGGCGATGGCTACGGATACGACCAGCATCGGCAGTCTCGACTGGCGGGAACTCTTCACAGACTCTCAATTGCAGACGTTGATCGAAAAAGGACTGGAGAATAACACCGACATGCGCACCGCCCATTTGCGGGTACAGGAAGCCGAAGCAGCCCTGATGACTTCGCGTCTGGCTTACCTTCCGGCACTGAACCTGAATCCGCAGGGTACGATCAGTAGCTTCGACGGTTCGAAAGCCGCCAAAAGCTATCAGTTGGCGGTAGCTGCCAGTTGGGAAATCGATATATTCGGGAAACTCACCAATGCAAAAAGAAGTGCACAGGCAGCTCTCGAACAAACTAAATCATACAAACAGGCCGTCCGGACACAACTAATAGCCACTGTAGCCAATTCCTATTACACTTTATTATTGCTCGACAAACAACTTGTCATCAGTGAACGGACGGCCTCTCTTTGGAAAGAGAACGTACAGGCGATGCGTGCATTGAAAAAAGCAGGTCTGGCAGATGAAGCCGCCGTTTCCCAGTCGGAAGCGAACAGCCTGAGTGTGGAAGCCTCCCTCCTGACCCTACGCCAGCAGATCAACGAGATGGAAAACAGCCTCTCCAACCTGCTCGGAGAAGTGCCTCACCGGATGGAACGGGGAGAACTGGATCGACAGGAATTTCCCCAGACACTATCCGTCGGCGTTCCGCTCTCCCTGTTAAGCAACCGTCCGGATGTACGGCAGGCAGAATATTCGTTGGCACAGGCATTCTATGCAACGAACGGAGCACGCAGTGCTTTCTATCCGAACATCACCCTCAGCGGTGTTGCCGGATGGACCAATAACGGAACGGGGATCATCACTAACCCGGGTGGCTGGCTGTTGCAGGCGATAGGCTCGCTGACACAACCGCTATTCAACAAAGGTGCCAACATCGCCCAGTTGAAAATAGCCAAGGCACAACAGGAAGAGGCCTCCCTGGCTTTCCAGCAGAGCCTATTGAATGCCGGAAGCGAAGTTAACAACGCCTTGACACAATGGCAGACGGCACGCGGACGCATCCAACTCGCCGACCAGCAGATTACAGCTTTACAAAAGGCCGTAAAAAGCACCCGGTTACTGATGCAACACGGAAACACCACTTATTTGGAGGTGCTGACTGCCCAGCAAGGTTTACTACAAACGGAACTCTCGCAGGTAGCCGACCGTTTCGATGAGATACAAGGTGTTATTAACCTCTACCACGCATTAGGCGGCGGACAGGAAGAATAA
- a CDS encoding efflux RND transporter permease subunit, with amino-acid sequence MKLRTFIERPVLSAVISIVIVFMGIIGLTSLPVEQYPDIAPPTVMVSTTYFGASAETLQKSVIAPLEEAINGVEDMTYMTSTATNAGTVSIMVYFKQGTDPDMATVNVQNRVSKATGQLPAEVTQVGVTTTKRQTSMLQIFSIYSPDDSYDEGFLANYLSINLKPEILRISGVGELMVMGGDYSMRVWMKPDVMAQYNLIPSDVTAVLAEQNIESATGAFGENSTETYQYTMKYKGRLIQPEEFGDIVIRSTEDGEVLKLKDIAEIELGRENYSYIGELTGHVGVSCMVFQTAGSNATEVNQQIDAFLDEARKDLPKGVEIVQMMSSNDFLFASIHEVIKTLIEAILLVILVVYIFLQDIRSTLIPLVGIIVSLIGTFAFMSIAGFSINLITLFALVLVIGTVVDDAIVVVEAVQARFDVGYKSSYMASMDAMNGISAAIISSSLVFMAVFIPVSFMSGTSGTFYTQFGLTMAVAVGISAINALTLSPALCALILKPYINEDGTQKNNFASRFRKAFNTAFDALIAKYKKGVLFFIKRKWLMWSMLACSVVLLFFLMKTTKTSLVPDEDQGVLFVNVTTAAGNSLATTNDVMTNIENRIKDLPQIKDYNKVSGYGLISGQGNSFGMFIIKLKPWDERTDKEDHVQSVINQIYGRTADIKDANIFAMSPGMIPGYGMGNALEMYMQDKKGGDLTDFFNTTQQYLGALRERPEIAAAYSTFSINYPQWEVTVDAAKCKRAGITPDAVLSTLSGYYGGQYVSNFNRFSKVYKVMIQASPDYRLDESSLDNTFVRMANGEMAPLSQFVNLTKVYGAESLSRFNMYNSIGVNAMPAPGYSSGDAINAVKEVAATSLPKGYGYDFAGITREENQESNTTAVIFVICILMIYLILSALYESFLIPFAVILSVPFGLMGSFLFAKIMGLENNIYLQTGLIMLIGLLAKTAILLTEYAAERRAAGMSLTSAALSAAKVRLRPILMTALTMIFGLLPLVVATGVGANGNSSLGTGAVGGMLIGTLALLFVVPSLFIVFQYLQEKVRPIQFEPTHDWQIQEEVVEVTAERKDYLESKKKGNQADEK; translated from the coding sequence ATGAAATTAAGAACCTTTATAGAACGCCCGGTACTATCAGCCGTTATCTCTATCGTGATAGTATTTATGGGTATCATCGGGTTGACCAGTCTGCCCGTCGAACAATATCCCGATATTGCCCCGCCCACCGTTATGGTGAGTACAACTTACTTCGGTGCCAGTGCGGAAACCCTTCAAAAGAGTGTGATCGCTCCATTGGAAGAGGCCATCAACGGTGTAGAAGATATGACCTACATGACATCTACGGCAACCAATGCAGGAACCGTATCCATCATGGTATACTTCAAACAAGGTACCGATCCGGATATGGCAACCGTAAACGTACAGAACCGTGTGTCCAAAGCCACCGGTCAGTTACCCGCAGAAGTTACTCAAGTAGGGGTCACTACTACCAAACGTCAGACCAGTATGTTGCAGATCTTCTCGATTTACAGCCCTGACGATTCATACGACGAAGGCTTTCTTGCCAACTACCTGAGCATTAACCTGAAGCCGGAAATCCTCCGTATCTCAGGTGTCGGCGAACTGATGGTAATGGGTGGAGATTACAGTATGCGTGTCTGGATGAAACCGGATGTGATGGCGCAATATAACCTGATCCCTTCGGATGTGACCGCCGTACTGGCCGAACAGAATATAGAATCGGCAACCGGTGCATTCGGTGAGAACTCTACAGAGACCTACCAATATACGATGAAGTACAAAGGCCGCCTGATACAGCCGGAAGAATTCGGGGATATCGTGATCCGTTCGACCGAAGACGGTGAAGTACTGAAACTGAAAGATATAGCAGAAATAGAACTGGGACGTGAAAACTACTCTTACATCGGCGAACTGACCGGTCATGTCGGCGTTTCCTGTATGGTATTCCAGACAGCCGGCTCCAACGCGACCGAGGTAAACCAACAAATCGACGCTTTCCTCGACGAAGCACGCAAAGACCTGCCGAAAGGTGTTGAGATCGTACAGATGATGAGTTCGAACGACTTCCTGTTCGCCTCTATCCACGAGGTGATAAAGACATTAATCGAAGCGATCTTACTGGTTATCCTGGTGGTATACATATTCCTGCAGGATATCCGTTCAACCCTGATCCCGCTGGTAGGTATCATCGTGTCACTGATCGGTACATTCGCATTCATGTCGATTGCCGGATTCAGTATCAACCTGATTACTTTGTTTGCACTCGTTCTCGTAATCGGTACGGTGGTCGATGATGCCATCGTCGTCGTCGAGGCGGTACAGGCCCGGTTCGACGTCGGGTATAAATCTTCGTACATGGCAAGTATGGATGCCATGAACGGGATCAGTGCCGCCATTATCTCTTCTTCACTGGTGTTTATGGCCGTGTTTATTCCGGTATCGTTCATGAGCGGAACTTCAGGTACATTCTATACACAATTCGGTCTGACAATGGCGGTTGCCGTAGGTATCTCAGCGATCAATGCATTGACATTGAGCCCGGCGTTATGCGCACTGATACTGAAACCGTATATCAATGAGGACGGTACGCAAAAGAATAACTTTGCCTCCCGCTTCCGTAAAGCGTTCAATACTGCTTTCGATGCCCTAATTGCCAAATACAAGAAGGGCGTACTCTTCTTTATCAAACGCAAATGGCTGATGTGGTCGATGCTGGCTTGCTCGGTTGTCCTGTTGTTCTTCCTGATGAAAACGACGAAGACCAGTCTGGTGCCGGATGAAGACCAGGGTGTATTGTTCGTCAACGTAACAACGGCTGCCGGTAACTCACTGGCAACGACCAACGACGTGATGACCAACATCGAGAATCGTATCAAAGACCTGCCGCAGATTAAGGATTATAACAAAGTATCCGGTTACGGACTGATCTCCGGACAAGGAAACTCATTCGGTATGTTCATCATCAAACTGAAACCGTGGGATGAACGGACGGACAAAGAAGATCACGTACAATCGGTTATCAACCAGATATACGGACGGACTGCCGACATCAAGGATGCAAACATCTTCGCCATGTCGCCGGGTATGATCCCCGGTTACGGTATGGGTAATGCGCTGGAAATGTATATGCAAGATAAAAAGGGAGGCGATCTGACTGATTTCTTCAATACGACACAACAATACCTGGGGGCCTTGCGCGAACGTCCGGAAATTGCAGCCGCCTATTCAACCTTCTCTATCAACTACCCGCAGTGGGAAGTGACGGTAGATGCAGCTAAATGTAAGCGTGCCGGTATCACACCGGATGCCGTACTAAGCACCTTGTCAGGTTATTACGGAGGACAATATGTATCTAACTTCAACCGTTTCTCGAAAGTATATAAGGTGATGATACAGGCTTCCCCCGATTATCGTCTGGATGAATCTTCACTGGATAATACTTTTGTACGTATGGCAAACGGCGAAATGGCTCCGTTAAGCCAGTTCGTGAACCTGACAAAGGTATACGGCGCCGAATCGCTGAGCCGTTTCAATATGTACAACTCGATCGGGGTTAATGCAATGCCAGCGCCAGGATATAGTTCCGGTGATGCCATCAATGCCGTAAAAGAAGTAGCGGCAACCAGCCTGCCGAAAGGGTATGGTTACGACTTTGCCGGTATCACCCGCGAAGAGAACCAGGAAAGCAATACGACAGCCGTGATCTTCGTCATCTGTATCCTGATGATCTACCTGATCCTGAGTGCGCTTTACGAAAGCTTCCTGATCCCGTTTGCCGTGATCCTTTCCGTTCCGTTCGGTCTGATGGGTAGCTTCCTGTTCGCCAAGATCATGGGGCTGGAGAATAACATTTATTTGCAAACCGGTTTGATCATGTTGATCGGTCTGTTGGCCAAAACAGCCATCCTGCTAACTGAATATGCTGCCGAACGGCGTGCCGCCGGTATGAGCCTGACATCTGCCGCACTGTCTGCTGCCAAAGTACGTCTGCGTCCGATCCTGATGACGGCGTTGACCATGATCTTCGGTCTGCTTCCGTTGGTAGTAGCGACAGGTGTCGGTGCAAATGGTAACAGTTCATTGGGCACAGGTGCCGTAGGCGGTATGTTGATCGGAACACTGGCACTGCTGTTCGTCGTGCCTTCCCTGTTCATCGTATTCCAGTATCTGCAAGAAAAAGTGCGCCCGATACAGTTCGAGCCGACTCACGACTGGCAGATCCAGGAAGAAGTGGTAGAAGTAACCGCCGAGCGGAAAGACTATCTCGAAAGTAAAAAGAAAGGAAATCAAGCAGATGAAAAATAA
- a CDS encoding efflux RND transporter periplasmic adaptor subunit, which translates to MARCLNGIGVGLLCLIASSCKEQPATMVNSEYKVLKVSTTDKTLSSLYFATIRGRQDIDIYPQVSGFITQLCVEEGQAVRKGQLLFIIDQVPYQAALQTATANVEAAQAALNTAKLTFDSKKELHAQNVVSAFDLQTAENSWLSAKAQLAQMKAQELSARNNLSYTEVKSPSNGVVGTLPYRVGALVSANSPKPLTTVSDNSNMYVYFSLTENQLLSLTRQYGSKQKALEMMPEVELQLNDKSVYPAKGKVETISGVIDRNTGTVSLRAVFPNEEEILYSGSSGNIILSTEKSGSIVIPQTATFEIQDKVYVYKVIDGKATSAQVNITRVNGGQEYIVNEGLKAGDVIVAEGVGLLREGTPIQVKQ; encoded by the coding sequence ATGGCCCGATGCCTCAATGGCATCGGGGTAGGGCTTCTTTGCCTTATCGCAAGCTCATGTAAAGAGCAACCGGCAACAATGGTTAACAGTGAGTACAAAGTGCTGAAAGTGTCGACAACCGACAAAACCCTGAGCAGTCTTTATTTCGCCACGATACGCGGACGACAGGATATCGACATCTATCCGCAGGTCTCAGGATTTATCACACAGTTATGTGTGGAAGAAGGACAAGCTGTCAGAAAAGGACAGTTGTTGTTCATCATCGACCAGGTTCCTTATCAAGCAGCGTTACAGACAGCGACTGCGAATGTAGAAGCTGCACAGGCAGCACTGAACACGGCAAAGTTGACGTTCGACAGTAAAAAAGAACTGCATGCACAAAATGTAGTATCGGCTTTCGACCTGCAAACCGCTGAAAATTCGTGGCTAAGTGCCAAAGCACAGCTAGCCCAGATGAAAGCACAGGAACTGAGTGCACGCAACAACCTCTCATACACAGAGGTTAAAAGTCCGTCCAACGGAGTTGTCGGAACACTACCCTACCGTGTCGGAGCTTTGGTCAGCGCCAATTCGCCTAAACCGTTGACAACTGTTTCAGATAATTCGAACATGTATGTCTACTTCTCCCTAACGGAAAACCAGTTATTGTCACTCACTCGCCAATATGGTTCCAAGCAGAAAGCTTTGGAGATGATGCCGGAAGTCGAATTGCAACTGAATGATAAATCCGTTTATCCGGCAAAAGGGAAAGTCGAAACCATTAGCGGTGTAATCGATCGCAACACCGGAACAGTCAGCCTGCGTGCCGTATTCCCGAACGAAGAAGAGATCCTTTACAGCGGCAGTTCCGGAAACATTATCCTGTCGACAGAGAAATCGGGCAGTATCGTGATCCCGCAAACAGCCACATTCGAAATACAGGATAAAGTATACGTTTATAAAGTCATAGATGGCAAAGCGACATCGGCTCAGGTCAATATTACCCGTGTGAACGGAGGCCAGGAATATATCGTGAACGAAGGTCTGAAAGCCGGTGACGTGATCGTTGCCGAAGGTGTAGGTTTGCTGCGCGAAGGAACTCCGATCCAGGTTAAACAATAA
- the dinD gene encoding DNA damage-inducible protein D, with product MKTEEIKELFTQFESIVCDYNGVECWSARELQSLLGYVKWDKFINVINKAEEACRNAGETIEYHFPHVEKMISIGKGAEREVDNILLTRYACYLIAQNGDPRKPEIAFAQNYFAVQTRRAELIEQRLLDYERINARTKLAETEKLLSGVLYERGIDSKGFATIRSKGDKALFRIDTKLLKRKLGVPDSRPLADFLPTISIKAKDFAAEMTSVNVQQNDLYGQTSIENEHVDNNLAVRDMLVSRGIFPEQFPAGEDIKKVEKRLKKDAKKLNDPKKKK from the coding sequence ATGAAAACAGAAGAAATTAAAGAGTTATTTACTCAATTTGAGAGTATTGTTTGTGATTACAACGGCGTAGAGTGTTGGAGTGCTAGAGAATTGCAAAGTCTATTAGGCTATGTCAAGTGGGATAAATTCATTAATGTAATAAATAAGGCGGAAGAGGCATGTAGAAATGCAGGAGAAACTATAGAATATCATTTTCCCCACGTGGAGAAAATGATAAGTATAGGTAAAGGCGCTGAAAGAGAGGTAGATAACATCCTCCTAACGCGTTATGCATGCTACTTAATTGCACAAAATGGCGATCCCCGGAAGCCTGAAATAGCTTTTGCACAAAACTATTTTGCCGTACAGACCAGACGCGCAGAGCTTATAGAACAACGTCTATTAGACTATGAACGCATCAATGCACGTACCAAACTAGCCGAAACAGAAAAGCTACTTTCCGGCGTTTTATATGAGAGAGGCATAGACAGCAAAGGCTTTGCCACCATACGTTCTAAAGGAGATAAAGCACTGTTTCGTATTGATACCAAACTACTCAAACGCAAATTAGGAGTACCCGACAGCCGCCCTTTGGCTGATTTTCTACCGACAATCAGTATAAAAGCCAAGGATTTTGCCGCAGAAATGACCTCTGTCAATGTGCAGCAAAACGATTTATACGGACAAACCTCCATCGAAAACGAGCATGTGGATAACAACCTGGCCGTAAGAGACATGTTGGTCAGCAGAGGCATATTTCCCGAACAATTTCCTGCCGGAGAAGACATAAAAAAGGTAGAGAAACGACTGAAAAAAGATGCTAAAAAGCTGAACGATCCCAAGAAGAAAAAGTAG
- a CDS encoding helix-turn-helix domain-containing protein: MEESFLQLSIADLLRFKMNLKSYQDKLVIVRMDGNNHRNPGFKEDVSIRLDAFSIFLVRQGDIEITIDDFTYHLSDNLLLNIMDMHSVKNFRFSSDFKGYHLIIERNLFSEIMLNSRRMPAAYIASLHSRPIQHLNEEEGLLLENCLCRIEQNIDRTEHAWQRDIILNELRGFLLEMNNIVYQANRHKVNPNPPEKDVLLFLFIQLLNKHCRTEHSVSFYAGELCITPEYLSRIMKSFSGRTVNQWISEALMREAEILLRNPDFSIQQIADMLNFSDQSSFGKFFKKHRGISPILFKRQFATGKE; encoded by the coding sequence ATGGAAGAATCTTTTTTGCAGCTGAGTATTGCGGACTTGCTTCGTTTTAAAATGAATCTGAAGTCCTATCAGGATAAATTGGTTATTGTGAGAATGGATGGTAACAATCATAGGAATCCCGGATTCAAAGAAGATGTTTCTATTCGCCTGGATGCCTTTTCTATTTTTCTGGTTCGGCAAGGAGATATAGAGATTACCATAGATGATTTTACCTATCATTTATCTGATAATCTGTTGTTGAATATAATGGATATGCACTCGGTAAAGAACTTCCGTTTTTCTTCCGATTTCAAAGGCTATCATCTGATCATCGAACGCAATCTGTTTTCCGAGATCATGTTAAACAGCCGTCGTATGCCAGCTGCTTATATCGCTTCCCTGCATAGTCGTCCTATCCAACATCTGAATGAAGAGGAAGGTCTTTTATTGGAGAATTGCCTCTGCCGTATCGAGCAGAATATCGACCGTACGGAACATGCATGGCAACGCGATATTATCCTGAACGAACTCCGTGGCTTTTTACTGGAGATGAATAACATTGTCTATCAGGCAAACCGTCATAAAGTAAATCCGAATCCACCGGAAAAAGATGTATTGCTTTTCCTGTTTATCCAGTTACTGAACAAACATTGCCGGACAGAACATTCCGTTTCTTTCTATGCTGGTGAATTGTGCATTACCCCCGAGTACCTGTCGCGTATAATGAAAAGTTTTAGCGGAAGGACTGTCAACCAATGGATCAGTGAAGCATTGATGCGCGAAGCTGAGATACTTTTGCGGAATCCGGATTTCTCCATTCAACAGATAGCCGACATGCTGAATTTTTCCGATCAGTCCTCTTTCGGGAAATTCTTTAAGAAACACAGGGGGATATCGCCTATATTATTCAAACGCCAGTTTGCCACAGGAAAAGAATAA
- a CDS encoding DUF2149 domain-containing protein, translating to MKRNRLLHIDGDSDPMGVVANLFDVAMVFAVALMVALVTRFNMTELFSKEDFSLVKNPGKENMEIITKEGETIHRYSPSENQESNSKKGRKVGIAYELENGEIIYVPE from the coding sequence ATGAAACGAAATAGGTTGCTTCATATAGACGGAGACTCCGACCCGATGGGTGTGGTAGCCAATCTTTTTGACGTGGCGATGGTGTTTGCCGTTGCCCTGATGGTTGCTCTCGTCACACGTTTCAATATGACGGAGCTTTTCTCGAAAGAGGATTTCTCACTGGTGAAAAATCCCGGAAAAGAGAATATGGAAATCATCACAAAAGAAGGAGAAACCATCCACCGCTACAGCCCCTCCGAAAACCAGGAAAGCAACAGCAAAAAAGGTCGCAAGGTAGGGATTGCGTATGAGCTGGAGAACGGGGAGATCATCTATGTTCCGGAATAA
- a CDS encoding MotA/TolQ/ExbB proton channel family protein — MTSISNALFWISNGLLVPVVVLLLLFFVRAILMVGGFFGEFWQKTHLQQQVNGMLEEMTPDTAEELYKQLPENKNIPLLRCLEKLYGHKENAAYCERLLANYEVEAEKELGRSRTFIKLGPMLGLMGTLIPMGPALVGLSTGDIASMAYNMQVAFATTVVGMVIAAIGVVTLQIKQRWYARDMNDLEYIYKNLRNETK, encoded by the coding sequence ATGACATCGATCTCTAATGCTTTATTCTGGATCTCTAACGGGCTATTAGTTCCCGTTGTAGTGCTGTTACTACTTTTCTTTGTACGGGCTATTTTGATGGTAGGCGGCTTCTTCGGTGAGTTCTGGCAGAAAACACATTTACAGCAACAGGTGAATGGAATGCTTGAAGAAATGACACCCGATACAGCTGAGGAACTTTACAAACAGCTGCCCGAAAACAAAAATATCCCGTTGCTACGTTGTCTTGAGAAATTATACGGTCACAAAGAGAACGCTGCTTATTGCGAACGTCTATTGGCCAACTACGAAGTGGAAGCCGAAAAGGAACTGGGCCGCTCACGTACCTTTATCAAACTGGGTCCCATGCTGGGATTGATGGGTACGCTGATTCCGATGGGGCCGGCTCTGGTCGGATTATCGACAGGTGATATTGCTTCCATGGCCTATAATATGCAGGTGGCTTTTGCGACTACGGTGGTAGGTATGGTAATTGCTGCGATCGGAGTTGTCACCCTGCAAATCAAACAGCGATGGTATGCCCGCGACATGAACGACCTGGAATACATCTACAAAAATCTGCGAAATGAAACGAAATAG